The genomic DNA AATTTGGACATGGGCGTGTATTCTTGCGCCCTTCTAGCGTATTCCCAGGCGCGCTCAGTACGTCGGAGCATGCACTCTACATTTCCCAGTCCACGTTCAACACGTTAAGCACCAAGTTTACGACCAAGCCCGAAGTGCCCAAGCCCGTGCAACCATCGACCATGTCTTTGCTTGCCATGGACAGTATGATGTACGTGCCGCCCGACACCAATACGTCCCGAGCTCCGACACCACCGCCACGCCCAAGACGGTTTTCGGGCTTGCGTCCGATTGGAGACGGGCCTTCgtttgcggcgctcggtgctTTTCCCAATGCGTGGATGATGCTAGTATACAATATCGTATACTTGGCCTACACACAAGGGTTCAAAGTTCATCGACTCACTGCGGCCACTAATCCTCTTTGGCTCTTGTTTTACTCTGTACAATCACCCCACTTTGCTACGTACGTTACGCAACTTACCCAGGAAATCACATACCTCTCTGTGTCCAACCCAGCATATACGCGATGTATCTCTACCGCTCCTGCCATACACTCGCTTCGTTACCCTGCTTGATCCAAGAGCGACAGCAGACACTATGCGCAATTCGTAATGGAAACGAACGTTTAACTTCGTtatgcgctcgacgttATGGTACTCGTAGTTGTAGTTCGTATGCACTGTATTCTATTTACGAAAGGACCATTTACTTTAAATGGGGGTATCCTTTCCATCCATCTTGATTTTGTCGTCAATGTTGAATTCCGTATGGTCGGCAGCCGCAATGGCAATGTCTGCCAAGCTTTGCGGTTGGCTGTGCAGCACACCATCGAGCAAGGGGCCTTCGTACGTTTTGCGTCCAGTTGTGAACCAGTAAACAACGCAAATAGTTAGCCAAAAGACAAATGCAACAATAGCGTAGTTCATACTGCTTCCCGTTGTAGGCACCTCGGGC from Malassezia japonica chromosome 1, complete sequence includes the following:
- a CDS encoding uncharacterized protein (COG:E; EggNog:ENOG503NVNF; TransMembrane:2 (i36-57o69-88i)) codes for the protein MVLLFVSGGPANVDEVISSTQTPLIHIFKIATKNNAAAVLNIVGLIYVSVTTVLFFFPPEVPTTGSSMNYAIVAFVFWLTICVVYWFTTGRKTYEGPLLDGVLHSQPQSLADIAIAAADHTEFNIDDKIKMDGKDTPI